A DNA window from Alicyclobacillus vulcanalis contains the following coding sequences:
- a CDS encoding helix-turn-helix domain-containing protein has translation MAPVKDGRGKSLLTNREREVFELLVQDKTTKEIASQLFVSEKTVRNHISNVMKKLNVKGRSQAVVELVRLGEITI, from the coding sequence ATGGCACCTGTCAAAGACGGGCGCGGCAAGTCACTTTTGACCAACCGTGAACGAGAAGTGTTCGAACTGCTCGTTCAGGATAAGACGACGAAGGAGATTGCTTCACAGCTCTTCGTCAGCGAGAAGACCGTCCGGAACCATATATCCAATGTCATGAAAAAGCTGAATGTCAAGGGTCGATCGCAAGCTGTCGTCGAGTTGGTGCGTCTAGGCGAGATCACGATTTGA
- a CDS encoding CaiB/BaiF CoA transferase family protein: protein MQPLAGIRVLDLSRVLAGPFCTQILGDLGADVMKVESPQGDETRRYEPCKDGVSSYFVAFNRNKRSIAIDLKSEAGREVVRRLALEADVLVENFRTGTMERWGLGHEALRAANPRLIYASLSGYGRTGPWKDRPGYDLAIQAASGLMSVTGEPDRGPVRAGWSIADLTAGLWMALAICTALFDRQRTGRGTYLETSLFEGQVALMTYYATAYFLTGHVGERLGSAHFSLAPYQALAAADGWLVVAVGNDGLFRRLCNAIGRPELADDPRFQTNGARVRHRQQLAAELEARLAEGGVRQWEAALTEAGVPCSAVNRIDEVLHLEQLAHRGMLWETDYPGAGSFFVPRSPFFAEGWDLQLGRRPPMLGEHTRAILSELGYGPDEIQALEATGAVSSGAHGGSGPSV from the coding sequence ATGCAACCGCTTGCAGGGATTCGGGTCCTCGACTTGAGCCGTGTGCTCGCCGGGCCGTTTTGCACGCAAATTCTCGGCGATCTCGGCGCCGACGTGATGAAAGTCGAGAGTCCCCAGGGGGATGAGACGCGGCGGTACGAGCCATGCAAAGACGGGGTCAGCAGCTACTTCGTGGCGTTTAACCGCAACAAGCGGAGCATCGCCATTGATCTGAAGTCGGAAGCAGGGCGCGAAGTCGTGCGCCGGTTGGCGCTGGAAGCCGACGTCCTCGTTGAAAACTTCCGCACCGGAACCATGGAGCGGTGGGGGCTCGGCCACGAGGCGCTGAGAGCGGCCAATCCTCGATTGATTTACGCGTCGCTCTCCGGGTATGGCCGGACGGGCCCGTGGAAGGATCGCCCAGGCTACGATCTCGCCATTCAGGCGGCCAGTGGATTGATGTCGGTGACCGGTGAACCAGACCGCGGGCCGGTGCGCGCCGGATGGTCCATCGCGGACCTGACCGCGGGCCTGTGGATGGCCCTCGCCATCTGCACGGCGCTTTTCGACCGCCAGCGCACAGGGCGTGGGACGTACCTGGAGACGAGCCTGTTCGAAGGCCAGGTGGCGCTCATGACGTATTATGCGACCGCCTATTTCCTCACGGGTCACGTCGGCGAGCGGCTCGGTTCGGCGCACTTCAGTCTAGCGCCTTATCAGGCGTTGGCCGCGGCGGACGGATGGCTCGTCGTCGCGGTCGGAAACGATGGGCTGTTCAGGCGCCTATGCAATGCCATTGGGCGCCCCGAGCTGGCAGATGATCCGCGCTTCCAGACAAACGGGGCACGGGTCCGCCACCGACAGCAGCTCGCAGCCGAGCTCGAGGCGCGCCTGGCGGAGGGCGGTGTGCGCCAGTGGGAGGCCGCGCTGACCGAGGCAGGTGTGCCCTGTTCAGCCGTCAACCGAATCGACGAGGTGCTTCACCTAGAGCAGTTGGCTCATCGAGGAATGCTCTGGGAGACGGATTATCCCGGTGCCGGCTCGTTTTTTGTGCCGCGATCGCCGTTTTTCGCGGAGGGTTGGGACCTTCAGTTGGGGCGCCGTCCCCCCATGCTCGGAGAACATACCCGGGCCATTCTGTCAGAGTTGGGCTATGGCCCAGACGAAATTCAGGCCCTCGAGGCGACCGGTGCCGTGTCGAGCGGCGCGCACGGAGGGTCGGGCCCTTCAGTGTAA
- a CDS encoding MarR family winged helix-turn-helix transcriptional regulator, which yields MADYSPFVEEIEKALRLVAATVRRRGRVLLKDYDLTSPQFDALITLYNEGELTIGELSSKLYLAYSTTTDLVDRLERAGYVSRQRDLVDRRVVRVQLRDKGVQVIEAVLSARRAYLDSILKHVSIEERRAVLQALDLLLTNMGNS from the coding sequence TTGGCAGACTACAGCCCCTTTGTGGAAGAAATTGAGAAAGCGCTGCGCCTCGTCGCTGCCACGGTGAGACGACGCGGCCGCGTCTTGTTGAAAGACTATGATCTGACGTCGCCGCAGTTTGATGCCCTCATCACGCTCTACAACGAGGGCGAACTGACCATCGGCGAACTTTCCAGCAAGCTCTATCTCGCCTACAGTACGACAACCGACTTGGTGGACAGGCTGGAGCGCGCCGGATACGTCTCCCGCCAAAGGGATCTGGTCGACAGGCGGGTCGTTCGCGTGCAGCTGCGGGACAAGGGTGTGCAGGTCATCGAAGCCGTGTTGAGCGCTCGCCGCGCATACCTCGATTCCATTCTGAAACACGTCTCCATCGAGGAGCGGCGCGCAGTCCTACAAGCACTGGATCTGCTGTTGACGAATATGGGTAATTCGTGA
- a CDS encoding GPR1/FUN34/YaaH family transporter: MHDKRFGDPLVMGLAAFVIAQTTLNLPNAHLVPPQVTLFFLPAILVCGGLVYFFACVFSFVRGDSFGLSVNGFYGAFFTSLFLFMYLELKGVLQFGAQANVALGVFLLIWTLVTIPFVIAAFRVQMLFGLLFLFVFFAFLGGTLANLAGVNSAFGGYSGLISAAIGLIIMAEGLLKSVQAHAPQAAVSVGDLGMRSEA; this comes from the coding sequence ATGCACGACAAGCGGTTTGGAGATCCTCTTGTCATGGGGTTGGCGGCGTTTGTGATTGCCCAGACCACGCTGAACTTGCCCAACGCGCATTTGGTGCCGCCACAGGTCACATTGTTCTTCTTGCCCGCCATTCTCGTGTGCGGCGGTTTGGTGTACTTTTTTGCGTGCGTGTTCTCGTTTGTCCGGGGAGATTCGTTCGGGCTGAGTGTCAACGGCTTTTACGGCGCGTTCTTCACGTCCCTGTTTTTGTTCATGTATCTAGAGCTGAAGGGCGTCCTTCAGTTTGGGGCCCAGGCCAACGTGGCCCTAGGTGTGTTTCTCCTCATCTGGACGCTCGTCACCATTCCGTTTGTCATTGCCGCGTTCCGGGTGCAAATGCTGTTCGGCCTTCTTTTCCTGTTCGTGTTCTTCGCCTTCTTGGGCGGCACCCTCGCCAACCTCGCTGGCGTCAACAGTGCATTTGGAGGCTACTCGGGCCTGATCTCGGCTGCCATCGGACTGATCATCATGGCAGAGGGCCTGTTGAAAAGCGTGCAAGCACACGCCCCTCAAGCTGCTGTGAGCGTCGGAGACCTGGGGATGCGGTCCGAAGCGTAA
- a CDS encoding MalY/PatB family protein → MYDFDKYVERRHTDCMKWDGLQRRFGRDDLIPLWVADMDFLSPKAVIDALVQRAQHGVFGYALKSDRYTESIVKWMKTRHQMEISPDWIVPAPGVVPALSVIVQAFTEPGDGILIQPPVYHPFRRVIEAWGRRVIENPLVESDGRYEMDFDDLEAKAKEAKVMFLCSPHNPVGRVWTRQELERVADICLRHGVLVVSDEIHADIVFSPHRHTPFASLGPECSRHSITCHAPSKTFNLAGLNTAYVWTENASLREAYERASHRASMAELNVFGIEAMIAAYEHGAEWLDQLLAYLQTSLDAMEAELEGLPGVRMVRPEGTYMVWLDFRALGMTDESLDQFLREEARLGLNEGHIFGRQGSGFQRMNIACPRPMLLQALQQLRDALHRRTP, encoded by the coding sequence ATGTACGATTTTGACAAGTATGTAGAGCGAAGGCATACCGACTGCATGAAATGGGATGGCTTGCAGCGCCGTTTTGGCCGGGACGACCTCATCCCACTTTGGGTGGCGGACATGGACTTTTTGTCGCCCAAGGCCGTGATCGACGCCCTCGTCCAGCGGGCCCAGCATGGCGTGTTTGGGTATGCGCTGAAGTCGGACAGGTACACGGAGAGCATTGTGAAGTGGATGAAGACGCGGCACCAGATGGAGATTTCCCCCGATTGGATTGTACCGGCACCCGGCGTTGTCCCCGCGTTGTCCGTCATCGTGCAGGCCTTCACCGAACCGGGCGACGGCATCCTGATACAACCGCCCGTCTATCACCCGTTTCGCCGCGTGATCGAGGCCTGGGGGCGGCGCGTGATCGAGAATCCGCTCGTGGAGTCCGATGGCCGGTATGAGATGGATTTTGACGACTTGGAAGCCAAGGCGAAGGAAGCGAAGGTCATGTTCCTGTGTTCGCCGCACAATCCCGTGGGGCGCGTCTGGACGAGGCAGGAACTCGAGCGGGTGGCGGACATCTGCCTTCGGCACGGCGTGCTCGTCGTGAGCGACGAAATCCATGCGGACATTGTGTTTTCCCCACACCGCCACACGCCGTTTGCTTCCCTTGGACCGGAGTGTTCGCGCCACAGCATCACGTGCCATGCGCCGAGCAAGACCTTCAACCTTGCTGGATTGAACACGGCCTATGTTTGGACCGAAAATGCTTCCCTACGCGAAGCGTACGAACGGGCGTCTCACCGAGCCTCGATGGCGGAACTGAACGTATTTGGCATCGAGGCGATGATCGCCGCGTACGAACACGGCGCAGAGTGGCTTGATCAACTTTTGGCATACCTTCAGACGAGCCTCGACGCCATGGAGGCTGAACTCGAAGGGCTTCCGGGTGTGCGCATGGTTCGGCCGGAGGGCACGTACATGGTCTGGCTGGACTTTCGGGCACTCGGGATGACGGACGAATCGTTGGATCAGTTTTTGCGCGAGGAGGCGCGCCTGGGGCTGAACGAAGGCCATATCTTTGGCCGGCAAGGATCAGGCTTTCAGCGCATGAACATCGCCTGCCCGCGCCCCATGCTTTTGCAGGCCCTTCAGCAGCTGCGTGATGCGCTCCATCGCCGCACGCCTTGA
- the murI gene encoding glutamate racemase, with the protein MDIPHRPIGVFDSGIGGLTVFHALRRRLPHESIVYFGDRARCPYGDRDPHEVKQFALEIGLYLERMGIKLLVVACNTATAVALPELQQALGVDVIGVIEPGARAAVQSSETRRIGVIGTSVTVASHAYAQALRALCPEVSVTELACPLFVPLVEQGHVEGDAVESVVRDSLRPLLDERIDTLVLGCTHYPLLMPVIRRALGPAIRVISSADAVAKQVEQRLSERGIAAPVQNEPEVSFLTTGDTASLRVALATWFGEIPGDRAVRHVALPISQPAVQQIAP; encoded by the coding sequence ATGGACATCCCGCATCGCCCCATCGGCGTGTTTGACTCCGGCATCGGAGGACTGACCGTTTTTCACGCGCTCAGGCGACGACTGCCCCACGAATCCATCGTGTATTTCGGGGATCGCGCTCGCTGTCCGTACGGCGATCGGGATCCTCATGAGGTGAAACAGTTTGCCCTAGAAATCGGCTTGTACCTCGAAAGGATGGGCATCAAACTGCTGGTGGTGGCGTGTAATACCGCGACCGCCGTCGCCCTTCCCGAGTTGCAGCAAGCGCTCGGTGTCGACGTGATCGGCGTGATTGAACCTGGCGCGAGAGCGGCGGTGCAGTCATCCGAAACGCGGCGCATCGGCGTCATCGGGACGTCGGTCACGGTCGCGAGCCACGCGTACGCTCAGGCGCTCAGGGCCCTGTGCCCCGAGGTCTCCGTCACGGAACTGGCCTGCCCGCTCTTCGTTCCGCTGGTTGAACAGGGTCACGTCGAAGGCGATGCCGTGGAATCCGTGGTGCGCGACTCGCTTCGCCCGCTCCTCGACGAGCGGATCGACACGCTCGTCCTCGGGTGCACGCATTACCCGCTTCTGATGCCGGTCATCCGCCGCGCCTTGGGTCCGGCCATCCGCGTCATCTCGTCGGCGGATGCGGTGGCCAAGCAGGTCGAACAACGGCTCTCCGAGCGGGGGATCGCCGCTCCGGTTCAGAACGAGCCGGAAGTCTCTTTCCTTACCACCGGCGACACAGCGAGTCTTCGCGTGGCGCTCGCCACCTGGTTCGGTGAGATCCCTGGCGATCGCGCCGTGCGCCACGTGGCCTTGCCGATTTCGCAGCCAGCCGTCCAACAGATCGCACCATGA
- a CDS encoding acyl-CoA dehydrogenase family protein translates to MDFSLSQEQLAVRDVVRKFVDEEILPYIREWDEKQHFEPRVLKRLAELGLMGVCIPEKYGGAGMDYNTLAVVCDELERGDIAFRTAVSVHTGLNSLTLLQWGTEEQKQKYLVPQARGEKIGAFGLTEPNAGSDVAAMRTTAVRDGDSYILNGSKIWISLADVADHFLVFAYTDRSKKHHGITAFIVERGFEGLTTRSIKGKLGIRAGNTGELFFDHVRVPVENRLGEEGEGFKIAMSALDNGRFTVAAGACGCIAACLEASVKYCHERETFGQPIGKHQLVQQMIAKMAANLEISRLLVYRAGWLKNQGLPNTRETSLAKWVACDAAWEAASDAVQIHGAYGYSNEYPVERYLRNAKAPVIYEGTREIHTILQAEYALGYRRDKPLSRRLPAWPFEE, encoded by the coding sequence ATGGATTTCAGCCTGTCTCAGGAGCAACTCGCCGTTCGTGACGTCGTGCGGAAATTCGTCGATGAAGAGATTCTTCCGTACATTCGCGAGTGGGATGAAAAACAGCATTTTGAGCCGCGGGTGCTGAAGCGCCTGGCGGAGCTCGGGCTGATGGGCGTATGCATCCCCGAGAAGTACGGCGGGGCCGGCATGGACTACAATACGCTCGCCGTCGTGTGCGACGAGCTCGAGCGGGGCGACATCGCGTTCCGCACCGCCGTCTCGGTCCACACGGGCTTGAACTCGCTCACGCTGCTCCAGTGGGGCACGGAGGAACAAAAACAAAAGTACCTCGTGCCGCAGGCGCGCGGCGAGAAAATTGGCGCGTTCGGCCTGACGGAACCGAACGCTGGCTCGGATGTCGCCGCCATGCGGACGACGGCCGTCCGGGACGGCGACTCGTACATCCTCAACGGATCGAAAATTTGGATTTCGCTCGCGGACGTCGCCGATCACTTTCTCGTCTTCGCGTATACGGATCGCTCCAAGAAACATCACGGCATCACCGCATTCATTGTGGAGCGCGGCTTTGAGGGCCTCACGACGCGCTCGATCAAAGGGAAGCTGGGCATTCGAGCGGGCAACACCGGGGAATTGTTCTTCGATCACGTCCGGGTGCCGGTTGAAAATCGGCTGGGCGAAGAGGGCGAGGGTTTCAAAATCGCGATGTCCGCGCTCGACAACGGGCGGTTCACGGTGGCGGCCGGGGCGTGCGGATGCATTGCGGCGTGCCTCGAGGCGTCCGTCAAGTATTGCCATGAGCGCGAGACGTTTGGTCAGCCCATCGGCAAGCATCAGCTTGTGCAGCAGATGATCGCGAAGATGGCTGCCAATCTGGAGATTTCACGCCTTTTGGTGTACCGCGCAGGATGGTTGAAGAATCAAGGGCTTCCCAACACGCGCGAGACGTCTCTCGCCAAGTGGGTGGCATGTGACGCGGCGTGGGAGGCGGCATCTGACGCCGTGCAGATCCACGGCGCCTACGGGTACTCCAACGAGTATCCCGTCGAGCGGTACCTCAGAAATGCCAAGGCCCCCGTCATCTACGAGGGCACGCGCGAAATTCACACCATCCTCCAAGCGGAGTACGCGCTCGGGTACCGTCGAGACAAGCCGCTGTCCCGCCGCCTTCCGGCGTGGCCGTTTGAAGAATAA